From the Pseudomonas baltica genome, one window contains:
- a CDS encoding ABC transporter substrate-binding protein produces MSQRVFLPVVALASAMVVLLAACGPQADAPAKVANVAPQVGGTLRVALDGDPQCVDPQQAGNNTALNVGRQLVDSLTDQDPKTGTIVPWLAERWEISDDSRQFTFHLRDGVTFSDGSPLNAEAVKANLEGIVALGARSILGGTYLAGLEQIQTPDPHTVVVRFKQSNAQFLQATSTMSLGLLAPSTVALAPADRCQGQLIGSGPFTLKAFVHNQAVSLQARKDYAWPSSLAAHPGRAWLDNLEFTIIAESGVRLGSLASGQIDVNTAVSPQDEGSIEQQGLKLLTRANPGVVYVLVLNETSPLFTDGRVRQALNKAINRADFQPIISRYQRPATALLASSTPYYRDLSPLLKADPGAARNLLEQAGWLPGADGIRQKNGQRLSFKLTYWQTVPILELVQQQFREVGVELQLNKTTISQVTAIQASGDYGARFLNLTRADPDVLRTVFQAPGYNVSKREPGPVDERLAQSAATLDAKQRQALIDDASQQLIEGGHALALIELATVIARGPKVHGLHYEASSRLQFYDTWVQP; encoded by the coding sequence ATGAGCCAGCGTGTATTTTTACCCGTGGTGGCGCTCGCCAGTGCCATGGTCGTGTTGCTGGCCGCCTGCGGGCCGCAAGCCGATGCCCCGGCCAAGGTGGCAAATGTCGCGCCCCAGGTCGGCGGCACGCTGCGTGTCGCGCTGGACGGTGACCCGCAGTGTGTCGACCCCCAGCAGGCGGGCAACAACACGGCGTTGAACGTCGGCCGGCAACTGGTCGATTCCCTCACGGATCAGGACCCGAAAACCGGCACCATTGTGCCGTGGCTGGCGGAGCGCTGGGAAATCTCCGATGACTCTCGTCAATTCACTTTTCATCTGCGCGACGGGGTGACCTTCAGCGACGGCAGCCCGCTGAATGCCGAGGCGGTCAAGGCCAACCTTGAAGGCATCGTCGCCCTTGGCGCTCGTTCGATACTGGGCGGTACCTACCTGGCCGGCCTGGAGCAGATCCAGACGCCAGACCCCCATACCGTGGTGGTGCGCTTCAAACAATCCAACGCGCAGTTCCTGCAAGCGACTTCGACCATGAGCCTGGGGCTGCTGGCGCCGAGCACCGTGGCGCTGGCGCCGGCCGATCGTTGCCAGGGCCAATTGATCGGCTCCGGGCCGTTCACCTTGAAGGCTTTCGTGCACAACCAGGCGGTGTCGCTGCAGGCGCGCAAGGACTACGCCTGGCCGTCGAGCCTGGCCGCTCACCCAGGCCGCGCCTGGCTGGATAACCTGGAGTTTACTATCATCGCCGAGTCCGGTGTGCGCCTGGGCAGCCTCGCGTCCGGGCAGATCGACGTCAACACGGCGGTATCGCCGCAGGATGAAGGCAGTATCGAGCAGCAGGGCCTCAAGCTCCTGACACGGGCCAATCCGGGGGTGGTGTATGTGCTGGTGCTTAACGAAACCTCGCCGCTGTTCACCGATGGCCGGGTGCGCCAGGCGCTGAACAAGGCCATCAATCGTGCGGATTTCCAGCCGATCATCTCGCGCTATCAACGCCCGGCCACGGCGCTGCTGGCCAGCAGCACGCCGTATTACCGTGACTTGTCACCGTTGCTCAAGGCCGACCCCGGCGCCGCGCGGAACTTGCTCGAGCAAGCCGGCTGGCTGCCCGGCGCCGACGGTATCCGGCAGAAGAACGGCCAGCGCCTGTCGTTCAAACTGACGTACTGGCAGACCGTGCCGATTCTGGAGCTGGTCCAGCAACAGTTTCGCGAAGTGGGTGTGGAGCTCCAGCTCAACAAGACCACCATCAGCCAGGTCACCGCCATTCAGGCGAGCGGCGACTATGGCGCTCGGTTTCTCAACCTCACGCGTGCCGACCCCGATGTGTTGCGCACGGTGTTCCAGGCCCCCGGCTATAATGTCAGCAAACGCGAGCCTGGCCCGGTGGACGAGCGCCTCGCCCAATCGGCGGCGACCCTGGACGCCAAACAGCGCCAGGCATTGATCGATGATGCCAGCCAGCAGTTGATCGAGGGCGGGCACGCCCTGGCACTGATCGAGCTGGCGACGGTGATCGCTCGCGGGCCCAAGGTACACGGCCTGCATTACGAAGCATCGTCACGCTTGCAGTTCTATGACACCTGGGTGCAACCATGA
- a CDS encoding LLM class flavin-dependent oxidoreductase has translation MSTSHKQIILGAFIPSAGITGSSWRHPSAQPNAFQDFEHFRQLADTLEKARFHALFFNDTVNIEPDLELIANGPNSVRWDPLVLLPALALTTRHIGLIATASTTYNEPYNIARKLASIDHLSGGRVGWNLVTSLGGGENFNRDAHVLHADRYERAEEFYDVVTGLWDSWEDDAFVQDKASGRWADTDKLHVLDHHGKHFQVRGPLNASRSAQGYPVIAQAGSSDSGRALAARAGELIFTAQHTIEQGVAFYQEIKQRAAALGRDPEHLKVLPGVSTVVGRTQAEAEDKYEQLQALLEPKAFLRSISRFASLGFDLSQLPFDSVVPLPPEQFDTNTHKSRQKLVFDLIRRERPTVRQLFNKLTAGGHRILIGTPQSIADDFQAWFEAGAADGFNVMFSGLQQGISDFAEQVVPELQCRGVFRREYQGTTLRENLGLPRIPNRHAGRRAAARGVSV, from the coding sequence ATGAGTACCTCGCACAAGCAGATCATCCTCGGCGCGTTCATCCCCAGCGCCGGTATCACCGGTTCGAGCTGGCGCCATCCTTCCGCCCAGCCGAACGCTTTTCAGGACTTCGAGCATTTTCGCCAGTTGGCCGACACCCTCGAAAAAGCCCGCTTTCACGCCTTGTTTTTCAATGACACGGTCAATATCGAGCCCGACCTGGAGCTGATCGCCAACGGCCCCAACAGCGTGCGCTGGGACCCGCTGGTGCTGCTCCCGGCATTGGCGCTGACCACCCGCCATATCGGCCTGATCGCCACGGCGAGCACCACCTACAACGAGCCGTACAACATCGCCCGCAAGCTGGCCTCGATCGATCACCTGAGTGGCGGTCGGGTCGGTTGGAACCTGGTGACGTCGCTGGGCGGCGGCGAAAACTTCAACCGCGACGCCCATGTGCTGCACGCCGACCGTTACGAGCGCGCCGAAGAGTTCTACGACGTGGTGACCGGTCTCTGGGACAGCTGGGAAGACGACGCCTTCGTGCAGGACAAGGCCAGCGGACGCTGGGCAGACACCGACAAACTGCACGTGCTCGACCATCACGGCAAGCACTTCCAGGTCCGTGGACCACTCAATGCTTCGCGCTCGGCGCAGGGTTACCCGGTGATCGCCCAAGCCGGCTCTTCGGATTCGGGCAGGGCACTGGCGGCGCGGGCCGGGGAGCTGATCTTCACTGCGCAGCACACCATCGAGCAGGGCGTGGCATTCTATCAGGAGATCAAGCAACGCGCCGCCGCGCTGGGGCGCGATCCCGAGCACTTGAAGGTCCTGCCTGGGGTGTCCACCGTGGTCGGCCGTACCCAGGCCGAGGCCGAAGACAAATACGAACAGTTGCAGGCGCTGCTCGAACCCAAAGCGTTCTTGCGCTCGATTTCGCGCTTCGCCAGCCTGGGCTTCGATCTGTCGCAGTTGCCCTTCGATTCGGTGGTTCCGCTGCCGCCCGAGCAGTTCGACACCAACACCCACAAGAGCCGGCAGAAACTGGTGTTCGACCTGATTCGTCGCGAACGGCCCACCGTGCGCCAGCTGTTCAACAAGCTCACGGCGGGCGGGCATCGGATCCTGATCGGCACCCCGCAGAGTATCGCCGATGACTTCCAGGCGTGGTTCGAGGCCGGTGCTGCGGACGGTTTCAATGTGATGTTCTCCGGCCTGCAACAGGGCATCAGCGATTTCGCCGAACAGGTGGTACCGGAGTTGCAGTGCCGCGGGGTGTTCCGGCGCGAGTATCAGGGCACCACCCTGCGGGAAAACCTCGGTTTGCCGCGCATCCCCAATCGGCATGCCGGCCGGCGCGCTGCGGCCCGTGGGGTGTCGGTATGA
- a CDS encoding TonB-dependent receptor gives MKLIANAVSLRLAPLLLAGFALQPAFADSTDTDDTLGTVIVTGSRGSEARTVTSSPAPIDVISGAQLQQAGGGSLRAALSKALPSFQQRPSGSSNDSIARPYSLRGLNGSNVLVLVNGKRRHNSAVINLDSTAAYGTNPVDLDMIPVSAIDHIEVLRDGASAQYGSDAIAGVINIILKQNDHGGTASTSYGQYYKGDGGTLRQTLNNGFALPNDGFFNLSLDAKSQQTATRSRAATGAFYYPQADGSPDPREATVDHDVQKNGLPKIKDIKVGYNAELPLQDDVSLYSFSTYSHREAKGGQNYRRPNSTNIIPAIYPDGTAPFYTLDEDDYQAAAGAKGLAGEWHWDLSSTFGRDVGHSGADETLNASLGPSSPTHFDTYTSTFDQWTNNLDITRAFEVGLSKPLQLSAGLEHRHERYKTESDDALAYLNGGYIYPSGPLAGRPAAVGAQGAITLTPEDAGQASRNSYASYVDLGLNPTEKFYVGVAGRFEHYDDDSGNTASGKLSLRYDLTSTFALRGTLSNGFRAPSLSQSVYAQTSNQYTLVNGVAQFVEAKSVRVDSPLAQALGAESLKPEKSRNLSLGFTWQPLPAASVTLDAYQIEIKDRIAQTGFLSGAGVNQVLVANGFKPGYQIKYFTNAADTTTRGIDLVTDYRVDYGAYGAVKYGVAFNYNKTQLDDIKSTPAALTAAGSNLQLFDRVAQGYLTVANPKTKLIFSSNWKIDRFTVNAALTRYDKVTARDANPDYDVTYGAKWLTDLEVAYAVTHDFEVAVGANNLFDVRADNNGYPAGDINGFPRFGSISPFDPYGGFWYTRLSYNF, from the coding sequence ATGAAGCTGATCGCCAATGCTGTCTCGCTGCGTCTTGCCCCCTTGCTGCTGGCCGGCTTCGCCCTGCAACCGGCCTTTGCCGACAGCACCGACACCGACGACACCCTCGGCACCGTTATCGTCACCGGTTCGCGCGGCAGCGAAGCGCGCACCGTCACCAGCAGCCCCGCGCCCATCGACGTCATCAGTGGTGCGCAGCTGCAGCAGGCCGGTGGTGGCAGCCTGCGCGCTGCGCTGTCGAAAGCCTTGCCGTCGTTCCAGCAGCGCCCGTCCGGATCGTCCAACGACAGCATCGCGCGGCCCTATAGCCTGCGCGGCCTCAACGGCTCCAACGTGCTGGTGCTGGTCAACGGCAAGCGCCGCCACAACAGTGCGGTGATCAACCTCGACTCCACCGCCGCCTACGGCACCAATCCGGTGGATCTGGACATGATCCCGGTGAGCGCCATCGATCACATCGAAGTGCTGCGCGACGGTGCCTCGGCGCAATACGGCTCGGACGCCATCGCCGGGGTGATCAACATCATCCTCAAGCAGAACGATCACGGCGGCACGGCCAGCACCTCGTATGGCCAATACTACAAGGGCGATGGCGGCACCCTTCGCCAGACGCTCAACAACGGCTTCGCGCTGCCCAACGATGGCTTCTTCAACCTGTCGCTGGATGCCAAGTCGCAGCAGACCGCCACCCGCTCGCGCGCCGCCACCGGGGCGTTCTACTACCCCCAGGCCGACGGCTCGCCCGACCCGCGTGAGGCCACGGTCGACCACGACGTGCAGAAAAACGGCCTGCCGAAAATCAAGGACATCAAGGTCGGCTATAACGCCGAACTGCCGCTGCAGGATGACGTCAGCCTGTACTCGTTCTCGACCTACAGCCACCGCGAAGCCAAGGGCGGGCAGAACTACCGCCGGCCCAACTCCACCAATATCATTCCGGCGATCTACCCGGACGGCACGGCGCCGTTCTACACCCTGGACGAAGACGACTACCAGGCCGCGGCAGGGGCCAAGGGGCTGGCCGGCGAATGGCACTGGGACCTGAGCTCGACCTTCGGCCGCGACGTCGGCCACTCCGGCGCCGACGAAACCCTCAACGCCTCGCTGGGGCCCAGCAGCCCGACTCACTTCGACACCTATACCAGCACCTTCGATCAGTGGACCAACAACCTCGATATTACCCGCGCTTTCGAGGTCGGCCTGAGCAAGCCCCTGCAACTGTCTGCCGGCCTGGAGCACCGCCATGAGCGCTACAAGACCGAATCCGATGATGCGTTGGCCTACCTCAACGGCGGCTATATCTACCCCAGCGGCCCCCTGGCCGGCAGGCCCGCTGCCGTAGGCGCCCAGGGCGCGATTACCCTGACCCCGGAAGACGCCGGCCAGGCCAGCCGCAACAGCTACGCCAGCTATGTGGACCTGGGCCTGAACCCCACCGAGAAGTTCTACGTCGGCGTGGCCGGGCGTTTCGAGCATTACGATGACGACTCGGGCAACACCGCCAGCGGCAAGCTATCGCTGCGCTACGACCTGACCTCGACTTTCGCCCTGCGCGGTACCCTGAGCAACGGCTTTCGCGCGCCATCGCTGTCGCAGTCGGTATATGCGCAAACCTCCAACCAGTACACCTTGGTCAATGGCGTGGCGCAGTTCGTCGAGGCCAAATCGGTGCGGGTCGATTCGCCCTTGGCGCAAGCGCTCGGCGCCGAGTCGTTGAAACCGGAGAAATCCCGCAACCTCAGCCTGGGCTTCACCTGGCAGCCCCTGCCAGCCGCCAGTGTGACCCTGGACGCCTACCAGATCGAGATCAAGGATCGCATCGCCCAGACCGGCTTTCTTTCTGGCGCCGGGGTCAATCAGGTGCTGGTCGCCAATGGCTTCAAGCCGGGCTACCAGATCAAGTACTTCACCAACGCCGCCGACACCACCACCCGCGGCATCGACCTGGTCACCGACTATCGCGTCGATTACGGCGCCTATGGGGCGGTCAAATATGGCGTGGCCTTCAACTACAACAAGACCCAGCTGGACGACATCAAGTCGACCCCTGCGGCGCTCACTGCGGCCGGCAGCAACCTGCAGTTGTTCGACCGGGTTGCCCAGGGCTACCTGACCGTCGCCAACCCCAAGACCAAGTTGATTTTCAGCAGCAACTGGAAGATCGACCGCTTCACCGTCAACGCCGCACTCACCCGTTACGACAAGGTCACCGCCCGCGACGCCAACCCCGACTACGACGTGACCTACGGCGCCAAGTGGCTGACCGATCTGGAAGTCGCCTACGCCGTGACCCACGACTTTGAGGTGGCGGTGGGCGCCAACAACCTGTTCGACGTGCGCGCCGACAACAACGGCTACCCGGCGGGCGACATCAACGGCTTCCCGCGCTTTGGCAGTATTTCGCCTTTCGACCCCTACGGCGGCTTCTGGTACACGCGCCTGAGCTACAACTTCTGA
- a CDS encoding ABC transporter substrate-binding protein, producing the protein MQHFSRRRLLGVGATLCAGGWLGAPALQAAEPPLRVWRYKGLAASFLDLAGQDQTPYPVQWVDTAGGNIVLEALRSGDLDYAYMSEIPPVFAQAAGSPLALIASFEGDANDTAVVVKRQSAIHQVADLKGKSISYVRATNNHFFLLDLLQKNSLTLQDITPVPMPMQDALTAFRSGHIDAVVVGGISALQAESGMEGRLLPDTRRYGSSNYLIATTAQALDDAGRRARIGDFLLRERATWDWVQQHPQAWAARSQALTGIDQALYLQQAERRSRPGRLVAFNDTAVNTQQQVADTFFNSGLLPRPVDVRPLWRNDFSSLLNG; encoded by the coding sequence ATGCAGCACTTCTCACGACGCCGCTTGCTCGGCGTCGGTGCCACCCTGTGCGCGGGCGGCTGGCTAGGCGCCCCGGCGTTGCAGGCCGCCGAACCCCCGCTGCGGGTGTGGCGCTACAAGGGCCTGGCCGCGTCGTTTCTCGACCTCGCCGGCCAGGACCAGACGCCTTACCCGGTACAGTGGGTCGACACGGCCGGAGGCAACATCGTGCTCGAAGCCTTGCGCAGCGGCGACCTCGACTACGCCTACATGAGCGAGATACCGCCGGTGTTCGCTCAGGCGGCAGGCTCGCCGCTGGCGCTGATCGCCTCGTTCGAGGGGGACGCCAACGACACCGCCGTGGTGGTCAAGCGTCAGTCCGCCATCCACCAGGTGGCCGACCTCAAGGGCAAGAGCATCAGCTACGTGCGGGCCACCAACAATCATTTCTTCCTGCTCGACCTGCTACAGAAAAACAGCCTGACGCTGCAAGACATCACCCCGGTGCCGATGCCCATGCAGGACGCCCTCACGGCGTTTCGCAGCGGCCACATAGATGCTGTGGTGGTGGGCGGTATCAGTGCCTTGCAGGCCGAGTCCGGCATGGAGGGACGCTTGCTGCCCGACACCCGTCGCTATGGCTCGAGCAATTACCTGATCGCGACCACGGCCCAGGCGCTCGATGACGCGGGACGAAGGGCACGCATCGGCGACTTTCTGCTGCGCGAACGGGCCACTTGGGACTGGGTGCAACAGCACCCGCAAGCCTGGGCTGCGCGTAGCCAGGCACTGACTGGGATCGATCAGGCGCTGTACCTGCAACAGGCCGAACGGCGCAGCCGACCAGGGCGCCTGGTGGCCTTCAACGACACCGCCGTGAACACCCAGCAGCAGGTCGCCGATACATTTTTCAACAGCGGCTTGCTGCCCCGCCCGGTGGATGTCCGCCCACTGTGGCGCAACGATTTCTCTTCCCTTTTGAATGGTTGA
- a CDS encoding class II aldolase/adducin family protein, producing the protein MSHRFPQSIYTLPSDNHRLTLHSIPRHSDPLQERQHRKERLAASYRLFARYGFEVGVAGHFTARDPLEPDHYWINPLGVPFSQISVSHLLRVNGHGQVVEGDGVLNTSALELHYDLQRARPEVVGIAHLHGFHGRVWSSLGRLFDPITAESAAFHNDQVLFPRHQLRNAEGGLEQDRDTVSRAFVEHFADNSLLIWQNHGLWTVGESVESAAWRFIIADDTARAHLLAHAAGAPVIPALDHPPAESNKARHEFFGWLNFLPLWDRIRVEEPDLLD; encoded by the coding sequence ATGAGCCACCGTTTCCCCCAGAGCATCTACACGCTGCCGTCCGACAACCATCGTCTGACCCTGCACAGCATTCCTCGTCATAGCGATCCCCTGCAAGAGCGCCAGCACCGCAAGGAGCGGCTGGCGGCGTCCTATCGGCTGTTCGCCCGCTACGGTTTCGAAGTTGGCGTGGCCGGCCACTTTACCGCCCGCGATCCGCTGGAGCCGGACCACTACTGGATCAATCCGCTGGGCGTGCCGTTCTCGCAGATATCCGTGTCGCACCTGCTGCGGGTCAATGGTCACGGGCAGGTGGTGGAGGGTGACGGCGTGCTCAACACCAGCGCTCTGGAGTTGCACTACGATCTGCAGCGCGCACGGCCCGAGGTCGTCGGCATCGCCCATCTGCATGGTTTTCATGGGCGGGTGTGGTCGTCGCTGGGGCGCCTGTTCGACCCCATCACGGCGGAGTCCGCGGCCTTCCACAACGACCAGGTGCTGTTCCCTCGTCATCAACTGCGCAATGCCGAAGGCGGGCTTGAGCAAGACCGCGACACGGTCAGCCGGGCCTTCGTCGAACACTTCGCCGACAACAGCCTGTTGATCTGGCAGAACCATGGCCTGTGGACGGTCGGCGAGTCGGTGGAAAGCGCCGCCTGGCGTTTCATCATTGCCGATGACACCGCCCGCGCCCATCTGCTGGCCCACGCAGCGGGCGCGCCGGTGATTCCGGCATTGGACCATCCGCCAGCAGAGAGCAACAAGGCGCGCCACGAGTTTTTTGGCTGGCTGAATTTCTTGCCGCTGTGGGACCGCATCCGCGTCGAAGAACCCGACCTCCTGGACTGA
- the ehuB gene encoding ectoine/hydroxyectoine ABC transporter substrate-binding protein EhuB gives MNARKVLSLPAVFGSALLLSALCSFPALAGLLEKGRADGLTAGIANEQPYAYIGTDGKATGANVEILKAVLAPLGINKIETPITDFGSLVPGLAAGRFDLIGAGLFINPSRCKVIGYSNPVTRSGGAFIVKAGNPLKLHSLKDVAANGKARLATQPGSNQVQEAKDSGIASANVVLFDKDTEALAALQADRVDVVYFPDAEIISLVKKANSPTIERALPYEQIPDAQGKPTWNYHAYGLPKNDPAFTAAFNEQLAKLRASGELLKILQKYGYTENELPDTSVTAEQRCSL, from the coding sequence ATGAATGCCCGCAAAGTTTTATCGCTGCCCGCTGTATTCGGCTCAGCCTTGCTGTTGAGCGCTCTGTGCTCGTTCCCCGCACTGGCAGGGCTGCTGGAAAAGGGTCGGGCCGACGGCCTCACCGCCGGTATCGCCAACGAGCAGCCCTATGCCTACATCGGCACCGACGGCAAGGCCACCGGCGCCAACGTCGAGATATTGAAAGCCGTGCTGGCGCCGCTGGGCATCAACAAGATTGAAACGCCGATCACCGACTTCGGCTCACTGGTCCCTGGGCTCGCGGCCGGGCGCTTCGACCTGATCGGCGCCGGGCTGTTCATCAATCCGTCGCGCTGCAAGGTCATCGGTTACTCCAACCCGGTCACCCGCTCCGGCGGTGCGTTTATCGTCAAGGCCGGCAATCCGCTGAAGCTGCACAGCCTCAAGGACGTCGCCGCCAACGGCAAAGCGCGACTGGCCACCCAGCCTGGCAGCAATCAGGTACAGGAAGCCAAGGACAGCGGTATCGCCAGCGCCAATGTGGTGCTGTTCGACAAGGACACCGAGGCCCTGGCCGCCCTGCAGGCCGACCGCGTCGACGTGGTGTACTTTCCGGACGCCGAGATCATCAGCCTGGTGAAAAAGGCCAACAGCCCGACCATCGAGAGGGCGCTGCCGTATGAACAGATCCCCGACGCCCAAGGCAAACCCACCTGGAATTACCACGCCTACGGCCTGCCGAAAAACGACCCTGCATTCACCGCTGCCTTCAACGAGCAACTGGCCAAGCTGCGCGCTTCGGGCGAGCTGCTGAAGATCCTGCAGAAATACGGCTACACCGAGAACGAACTGCCGGACACCAGCGTGACCGCCGAGCAGCGCTGCAGCCTCTGA
- the ehuC gene encoding ectoine/hydroxyectoine ABC transporter permease subunit EhuC codes for MVFDPAVLDTAGFIARQLASGALLTLKITLLAQIVVVVMSFIIALMRLSPWRALRWLATVYVEILRGISALVLLFYLFFILPLFGIRLSPMTTGVIGLGLTFSAYGSEIVRSALANVSRGQRDAVRALDFDSFTALRRIILPQALPFMLPPMGNQLVELLKTTSLVSLISLSDLTFSGAQLITTLGQQTLIWCIVLVCYFLMAWPLSWLVRRYERHMTAWRQESPP; via the coding sequence ATGGTTTTTGATCCTGCTGTTCTAGACACTGCCGGCTTCATTGCCCGGCAGTTGGCGTCGGGCGCGCTGTTGACCCTGAAAATCACCTTGCTGGCGCAGATCGTCGTGGTGGTGATGTCGTTCATCATTGCCCTGATGCGCCTGTCGCCCTGGCGAGCGCTCCGGTGGCTGGCCACGGTGTACGTCGAAATCCTGCGCGGTATTTCGGCGTTGGTATTGCTGTTTTATCTGTTCTTCATTCTTCCGCTATTCGGCATCAGGCTGTCGCCGATGACCACCGGGGTCATCGGCCTGGGCCTGACCTTCTCGGCCTATGGTTCGGAAATCGTGCGCTCGGCACTGGCCAACGTCAGCCGTGGCCAGCGCGACGCGGTGCGCGCCCTGGACTTCGATTCATTCACGGCGCTGCGGCGGATCATCCTGCCCCAGGCCCTGCCCTTCATGTTGCCGCCCATGGGCAATCAACTGGTCGAGCTGCTCAAGACCACCTCGCTGGTGTCGCTGATCAGCCTGAGCGACCTGACCTTTTCCGGCGCGCAGTTGATTACCACGCTGGGCCAGCAAACCTTGATCTGGTGCATCGTGCTGGTCTGTTATTTCCTCATGGCCTGGCCATTGAGCTGGCTGGTACGCCGCTATGAGCGGCACATGACCGCCTGGCGTCAGGAGTCGCCGCCATGA
- the ehuD gene encoding ectoine/hydroxyectoine ABC transporter permease subunit EhuD yields MNFDYTFAWSILPDLLQGLLVTLQVVVLGFLLAVVVGLVLAIVQRSKSVWLQRLSGAYLSFFRHTPLMVQLYVLFFAFPLIGITLPPISTGVIGLGLYYGAYIAEAYRGAIEGVPAGQWEAARALDFDTATTWQRIILPQALKPMLPILGNYLIGMFKETPLLAVITIPELFQATKQIAGMTYRYNEPYTVMALMFLAISLPTSLLFKFLERRRHV; encoded by the coding sequence ATGAATTTCGATTACACCTTTGCCTGGTCGATCCTGCCGGATTTGCTTCAGGGTCTGCTCGTCACCTTGCAAGTCGTGGTGCTGGGATTTTTGCTGGCTGTGGTGGTGGGGCTGGTGCTGGCGATCGTTCAGCGCTCGAAAAGCGTATGGCTGCAGCGGCTGAGCGGCGCCTACCTGAGCTTCTTTCGCCACACGCCCTTGATGGTGCAGCTGTACGTGCTGTTTTTCGCGTTTCCGTTGATCGGTATCACCCTGCCGCCGATCTCCACGGGGGTGATCGGGCTGGGCCTCTATTACGGCGCGTATATCGCCGAAGCCTACCGCGGCGCCATCGAAGGAGTGCCCGCCGGGCAATGGGAAGCGGCACGGGCCCTGGATTTTGACACGGCCACGACCTGGCAGCGGATCATCCTGCCCCAGGCACTGAAACCGATGCTGCCCATCCTCGGCAATTACCTGATCGGCATGTTCAAGGAAACGCCCCTGCTGGCGGTCATCACCATCCCCGAGCTGTTCCAGGCAACCAAGCAGATCGCCGGCATGACCTATCGCTACAACGAGCCCTACACGGTCATGGCGTTGATGTTCCTGGCGATCAGCCTGCCCACTTCCCTGCTGTTCAAATTTCTCGAAAGGCGCCGTCATGTCTGA
- a CDS encoding amino acid ABC transporter ATP-binding protein — MSDLAHGLPGAPAQILLKQVVKDFGKTRVIDHLDLSIPQGQKVALIGPSGSGKSTVLRLIKGLETYQQGSIEVAGAAVPAVRSGWRWPWSARAPVVHRVGMVFQQFNLFPHLTVEENITEAPLRVLKLSQEEAQQRAHEYLGLVGLQHKAAAYPGQLSGGQQQRVAIARALAMRPQVMLFDEVTSALDPELVGEVLAVIRAIAHAQNTTLLLVTHEMKFAEEIADRVLFMEGGRILADGSAREILVEPADERTRRFLNRVEQR, encoded by the coding sequence ATGTCTGATCTCGCACACGGCCTCCCTGGGGCACCGGCACAGATCCTGTTGAAGCAGGTGGTCAAGGACTTCGGCAAGACCCGGGTCATCGATCACCTCGACCTGAGCATTCCCCAGGGCCAGAAGGTCGCCCTGATCGGCCCCAGCGGCTCCGGCAAGTCTACGGTGCTGCGCCTGATCAAGGGCCTGGAAACCTATCAGCAAGGCAGCATCGAAGTGGCCGGTGCCGCAGTGCCCGCCGTGCGTTCAGGCTGGCGCTGGCCGTGGTCGGCCAGAGCCCCGGTGGTGCATCGGGTCGGCATGGTGTTTCAGCAGTTCAACCTGTTCCCGCACCTGACCGTGGAGGAAAACATCACAGAAGCACCCCTGCGGGTGTTGAAACTCAGCCAGGAAGAGGCGCAGCAGCGCGCCCATGAATACCTCGGCTTGGTAGGCCTGCAGCACAAGGCGGCGGCCTACCCCGGCCAGTTGTCCGGCGGTCAGCAGCAGCGTGTCGCTATTGCGCGCGCGCTGGCCATGCGTCCGCAAGTGATGTTGTTCGACGAGGTAACCTCCGCGCTGGACCCGGAGCTGGTGGGCGAAGTGCTGGCCGTGATCCGTGCCATCGCCCACGCACAAAACACCACGCTGTTGCTGGTCACCCATGAGATGAAGTTCGCCGAGGAAATCGCCGACCGGGTGCTGTTCATGGAAGGCGGCAGAATCCTGGCCGACGGCAGCGCCCGCGAGATTCTGGTCGAGCCTGCAGACGAAAGGACCCGGCGCTTCTTGAATCGTGTCGAGCAGCGCTGA